One part of the Banduia mediterranea genome encodes these proteins:
- a CDS encoding DNA topoisomerase IB: MSLPDHSNARVAKRRQARQLRRVGLIHVSDQDRGIRRVRRGKGFSYVGLSGRPLRDERILERIRKLAIPPAYEDVWICRDANGHLQATGRDARGRKQYRYHPLWRELRDHTKYDRLLDFADALPALRKRVDADLRQQGLGRDKVLASVVRLLETALIRVGNQRYADENRAYGLTTLRGRHVDVHGGRLRFAFRGKSGQPREVVVDDRRLAGIVKRLQDLPGQSLFQYLDDEGKRHTISSSDVNDYLRDATESNFTAKDFRTWAGTLLAAHALAEASCGDSEHARRTAAADVMRAVAKRLGNTAAVCRKCYVHPTVLATLVRTDTQVPLVLQAHRFIDQPCQRLRHTLQPSFGNQFHRRQSSFILLSTDQS, from the coding sequence ATGAGTTTGCCGGATCACTCGAACGCCCGGGTCGCGAAACGTCGGCAGGCGCGGCAGCTGCGTCGTGTTGGGTTGATCCATGTGTCGGATCAGGATCGCGGAATCCGGCGTGTTCGACGCGGCAAGGGCTTCAGTTATGTCGGCCTGTCCGGCCGGCCGCTGCGCGACGAAAGAATTCTCGAACGCATCCGCAAGCTGGCGATCCCGCCCGCCTACGAAGACGTCTGGATTTGTCGTGACGCCAATGGCCATCTTCAGGCCACCGGACGGGATGCGCGCGGACGCAAGCAGTATCGCTACCATCCGTTGTGGCGCGAGCTGCGTGATCACACCAAGTACGATCGACTGCTCGATTTCGCCGACGCGCTGCCGGCGCTGCGCAAGCGGGTGGATGCCGATCTCAGGCAACAGGGTCTGGGACGCGACAAGGTTCTGGCCAGCGTGGTGCGGCTGTTGGAGACCGCGCTGATCCGCGTCGGCAATCAACGTTATGCCGATGAGAACCGCGCCTACGGTCTGACGACCCTGCGCGGTCGCCACGTGGACGTTCACGGCGGGCGTCTGCGCTTCGCGTTCCGCGGCAAGAGTGGTCAGCCGCGTGAGGTCGTGGTGGACGACCGGCGTCTGGCCGGAATTGTGAAGCGCCTTCAGGATCTGCCCGGCCAGTCCCTGTTCCAGTATCTGGACGACGAGGGGAAGCGCCACACGATCAGCTCATCGGACGTGAACGACTATCTGCGCGATGCGACCGAGTCGAATTTCACGGCCAAGGACTTCCGCACCTGGGCCGGCACCTTGTTGGCGGCACATGCCTTGGCCGAAGCGAGCTGCGGTGACAGCGAACACGCCCGGCGGACCGCCGCCGCTGATGTCATGCGCGCCGTTGCCAAACGGCTCGGCAATACCGCTGCGGTGTGCCGAAAATGCTATGTGCACCCGACGGTGCTCGCTACGCTCGTACGGACCGACACCCAGGTGCCGCTCGTGCTCCAGGCGCATCGCTTCATTGATCAACCCTGCCAACGCCTCCGGCACACCCTCCAGCCCTCGTTCGGCAATCAGTTCCACCGCAGACAAAGCTCCTTTATCCTGCTCTCGACAGACCAGTCGTGA
- a CDS encoding alpha-amylase family glycosyl hydrolase — protein MTTLRDEMDSRTWWREPVLNRRTWSWRDDARERRSGEWWQNAVIYQITPWSFQDSDGDGTGDLGGVIQRLDYIDSLGVDAIWLTPIYESPMDDLGYDITDMRTIGGTFGTMEQFDCLLALAHQRGIKVVLDMVWNHTSDEHPWFKESCKSRDNRYADWYVWADPAPDGGPPNNWRSAFTGESGWNFVESRQQYYFFNFLESQPDLNWHNPDVRRAILKRARFWLDRGIDGMRLDAVNFYCHDLELRDNPVRESGSKMPDGIDPANPAAEHCFVNSFCREETFEFLKPLRELCDEYSGAMLLGEVTLCEDTIEQAAQYAQGPDRLHLAYHSALHFSEPLSASRLSTIIEKALSHFGKGGICWIVGNHDYGRTTSYWGGKERDYPEDYHRMVAAMLISLPGALCLWQGDELGLPEARIPEDIPADQIKDPFGKRLYPDVKGRDGSRTPMPWTREGHLAGFSTADQAWLPIPHSHRERAVDVQQSDPRSLLNTWRELMHWRSLQPALEAGESQLLDLHPEVLALVREYREQRLLCLFNISEEPVELDLSPFEVLRPVTSLTFTHEYDAGRMRLRLPAWGVMYADLRSVQEMYERSAEQGLAPSR, from the coding sequence GTGACGACACTGCGCGACGAAATGGACAGCCGCACCTGGTGGCGGGAACCGGTGCTCAACCGGCGCACCTGGAGCTGGCGTGATGACGCGCGCGAGCGCCGCAGCGGCGAATGGTGGCAGAACGCGGTGATCTATCAGATCACGCCGTGGTCGTTCCAGGACAGCGACGGCGACGGCACCGGTGATCTCGGTGGTGTCATCCAGCGCCTCGACTACATCGATTCTCTGGGTGTGGATGCGATCTGGCTGACGCCGATCTACGAATCGCCGATGGACGATCTCGGCTATGACATCACTGACATGCGCACCATCGGCGGCACCTTCGGCACGATGGAGCAGTTCGACTGCCTGCTGGCCCTGGCCCACCAGCGCGGCATCAAGGTCGTGCTCGACATGGTCTGGAACCATACCTCGGACGAACACCCCTGGTTCAAGGAGAGCTGCAAGAGCCGCGACAATCGGTACGCGGACTGGTATGTCTGGGCCGATCCGGCGCCCGACGGCGGGCCGCCGAACAACTGGCGTTCGGCGTTCACCGGCGAATCCGGCTGGAACTTCGTCGAATCTCGACAGCAGTACTATTTTTTCAACTTTCTCGAAAGCCAGCCCGATCTCAACTGGCACAACCCGGATGTTCGCAGAGCGATCCTCAAGCGCGCCCGATTCTGGCTGGATCGCGGCATCGACGGCATGCGTCTGGATGCCGTGAACTTCTACTGCCACGACCTGGAATTGCGCGACAACCCGGTGCGCGAATCCGGATCGAAAATGCCCGACGGCATCGATCCGGCCAATCCGGCTGCTGAACATTGCTTCGTCAACAGCTTCTGCCGCGAGGAGACCTTTGAATTTCTCAAACCTCTGCGCGAACTTTGTGACGAATACTCGGGGGCGATGCTGCTCGGCGAAGTCACGCTGTGCGAAGACACGATCGAGCAGGCCGCACAGTACGCGCAGGGGCCGGATCGTCTGCATCTGGCCTATCACAGCGCCTTGCACTTCAGCGAGCCGCTCAGTGCGAGCCGCCTGAGCACGATCATCGAAAAGGCGTTGTCCCATTTCGGCAAGGGCGGGATCTGCTGGATCGTGGGCAATCATGACTATGGTCGCACCACCTCGTACTGGGGTGGCAAGGAGCGAGACTATCCTGAGGACTACCACCGGATGGTGGCGGCCATGCTGATCTCGCTGCCCGGCGCCCTGTGTCTGTGGCAGGGCGACGAGCTGGGCCTGCCCGAGGCACGGATTCCCGAGGACATTCCGGCCGATCAGATCAAGGATCCGTTCGGCAAGCGCCTGTATCCGGATGTGAAGGGTCGCGACGGTTCCCGTACGCCGATGCCGTGGACGCGCGAAGGCCACCTCGCCGGATTCTCGACGGCCGACCAGGCCTGGTTGCCGATTCCGCATTCGCATCGCGAGCGCGCGGTGGACGTGCAGCAGTCCGATCCACGTTCCCTGCTCAATACCTGGCGCGAGCTGATGCACTGGCGCTCCTTGCAGCCGGCCCTGGAGGCGGGCGAGTCGCAGCTGCTGGATCTTCATCCCGAGGTGCTGGCCCTGGTGCGCGAGTATCGCGAGCAACGCCTGCTGTGCCTGTTCAACATCAGTGAGGAGCCGGTCGAACTTGATCTTTCGCCGTTTGAAGTCCTGCGTCCGGTGACCAGTCTCACCTTCACCCACGAGTACGACGCCGGCCGCATGCGTCTGCGACTGCCCGCCTGGGGCGTGATGTACGCGGATCTGCGCAGTGTCCAGGAGATGTACGAGCGCAGTGCCGAGCAGGGGCTGGCACCGTCCCGGTGA
- a CDS encoding sodium:calcium antiporter, with translation MIAEITDSLSLTVVSFVLSGFAVLLAGLKLTEIAERLAVLTGLGQAVLGAVFLGATTSLSGTVTSVTAALSGQAELAYGNAIGGIAAQTTFLVIADMLYRGVNLEHAAASEENLLQGVLLVVLLAIPLSAMSGPGVTVLGLDVASIAIVVMYVFGIRLVSMAHDSPMWSPRQTSHTAPSESDETPDADGSQTHRLWFSFCILAAIVAVAGWLIAQTGMALADRTGVSQTVVGNLLTSSVTSLPELVVAIAAVRRGALALAVGDILGGNAFDVLFLVLSDIAWREGSIHLAVSDKQALWLGLSIIMVGVMLLGMLRRQRHGIANIGFEGVLVLLLYGAGVSMIVLG, from the coding sequence ATGATCGCCGAAATCACCGACAGCCTGTCCCTGACGGTGGTGAGCTTCGTTCTCTCCGGATTTGCAGTTCTGCTGGCCGGACTGAAGCTCACCGAAATCGCCGAACGGCTCGCTGTGCTGACCGGCCTTGGGCAGGCCGTGCTCGGGGCCGTGTTCCTTGGCGCCACCACCTCGCTGTCCGGCACCGTCACCTCGGTGACCGCGGCGCTGTCCGGCCAGGCCGAGCTGGCCTACGGTAATGCCATCGGCGGAATTGCCGCGCAGACCACGTTCCTGGTCATTGCAGACATGCTCTATCGGGGCGTCAACCTGGAACATGCCGCCGCCTCCGAGGAAAACCTGCTGCAAGGGGTCTTGCTGGTGGTGCTTTTGGCGATACCGCTGAGCGCGATGTCCGGTCCCGGCGTGACCGTGCTCGGGCTTGATGTCGCGTCGATCGCGATCGTGGTGATGTATGTCTTCGGCATTCGCCTGGTCTCCATGGCCCACGACTCGCCGATGTGGAGCCCGCGCCAGACGTCTCATACCGCGCCGTCGGAATCCGACGAAACGCCCGACGCGGACGGCAGCCAGACTCACAGACTGTGGTTCTCGTTCTGCATCCTGGCGGCCATCGTCGCGGTCGCCGGCTGGCTGATCGCGCAGACGGGCATGGCGCTGGCCGACCGCACCGGCGTCAGCCAGACCGTGGTCGGCAACCTGCTGACCTCCAGCGTGACCTCGCTTCCCGAGCTGGTGGTGGCGATCGCCGCAGTCCGGCGCGGCGCGCTGGCGCTGGCCGTCGGCGACATTCTCGGAGGCAATGCCTTCGACGTGCTGTTCCTGGTTCTTTCGGACATCGCCTGGCGCGAAGGCTCGATCCATCTCGCCGTTTCCGACAAGCAGGCGCTGTGGCTCGGTCTGAGCATCATCATGGTCGGCGTGATGCTGCTGGGCATGCTGCGCCGCCAGCGCCACGGAATCGCCAATATCGGCTTTGAAGGCGTGCTGGTACTGCTGCTGTACGGCGCCGGCGTCAGCATGATCGTGCTCGGCTGA